The following proteins come from a genomic window of Nostoc sp. ATCC 53789:
- a CDS encoding L-histidine N(alpha)-methyltransferase produces the protein MAQNFHDNSQVSSEMSTAISRTAKPSSEFYSIFSEEEILGIIFALEMRREIPLKYSYKGRGAKIWDDFYQKYIIPRWYRTSNVEIELLKNNFKYFNDNIKSGEKINIVDVGAGNSYPVKHFVQRLNKLNKVNKYVALDISEELLNLSKNNFKKWFPKVEFISSTIDIENNCVPKTLFQNKADLEIDNTAKIFLHLGVTIGNHQNRDKVFKNFRESMGRNDFLVFTNEIGSNSKWDGNVRGGCKYHVEEIYGWVKNKVGIESEDCELVRKYDLKTDSIVANMRFNHDYTINFSRMGIDKKIEISEGEEITIWRHHKYEMPKLLQELERSGLQLIQYSTDKYKSHIMVICKVAISS, from the coding sequence ATGGCTCAAAATTTTCATGACAATTCCCAAGTTTCCTCAGAGATGTCAACTGCTATCAGTCGCACAGCAAAGCCAAGTTCTGAGTTCTACTCTATTTTTTCGGAAGAAGAAATTTTAGGAATCATTTTTGCTTTAGAAATGAGACGAGAAATCCCATTAAAGTATTCTTATAAAGGGAGAGGTGCAAAAATTTGGGATGATTTTTATCAAAAATATATCATTCCTAGATGGTATCGAACATCCAATGTAGAAATTGAGCTTTTAAAAAATAATTTTAAATATTTTAATGACAATATTAAAAGTGGCGAGAAAATCAATATAGTAGATGTCGGTGCAGGAAACTCTTATCCAGTTAAACACTTTGTTCAAAGACTTAATAAATTAAATAAGGTCAATAAATATGTTGCCTTAGATATTAGTGAAGAATTACTGAATTTATCAAAAAATAATTTTAAAAAATGGTTTCCCAAGGTTGAATTTATCAGTTCTACAATTGACATAGAAAATAATTGTGTACCAAAAACCTTATTTCAAAATAAAGCTGATCTTGAAATTGACAATACAGCAAAAATATTTTTACACTTAGGTGTTACTATTGGAAACCATCAAAATAGGGATAAGGTATTCAAAAACTTTAGAGAGAGCATGGGCAGAAATGATTTCTTAGTGTTCACTAATGAAATTGGATCTAACTCTAAATGGGATGGAAACGTCAGAGGTGGCTGTAAGTATCATGTAGAAGAAATATATGGATGGGTTAAAAATAAGGTTGGGATTGAATCTGAAGATTGCGAATTGGTGAGAAAGTATGATTTAAAAACCGATAGTATAGTTGCTAATATGAGATTTAATCATGATTACACTATAAATTTCAGCCGGATGGGGATAGATAAAAAAATTGAAATCTCTGAAGGTGAAGAAATTACTATTTGGCGACATCATAAATATGAAATGCCTAAGCTTTTGCAAGAATTAGAACGTTCTGGACTGCAACTTATTCAATATAGTACTGACAAATACAAATCACATATCATGGTAATTTGTAAGGTTGCCATTAGTAGCTAA
- a CDS encoding type II toxin-antitoxin system HicB family antitoxin, whose protein sequence is MMFRYEIILYWSELDQAFIAEVPELSGCAADGDTYQEALHNVELVIQQWIETAKDLGRSVPQPRPRLMYI, encoded by the coding sequence ATGATGTTTCGGTATGAAATTATTCTCTACTGGAGTGAATTAGATCAAGCCTTTATTGCTGAAGTACCAGAATTATCAGGCTGTGCTGCTGACGGTGATACTTATCAAGAAGCCCTGCATAATGTAGAATTAGTTATACAGCAATGGATAGAAACGGCTAAAGATTTAGGGCGTTCAGTTCCTCAACCTAGACCACGTTTGATGTATATTTAA
- a CDS encoding type II toxin-antitoxin system HicA family toxin, whose translation MSQQDKILDKILSGTSDTDIPFAQLWQLLYKLGFEERIRGDHRIFFKADVEEILNLQHKKGKAKSYQIKQVRAVIIKYKLGSKNDVSV comes from the coding sequence GTGAGTCAGCAAGACAAAATCTTAGACAAAATTCTCTCTGGGACTTCTGATACAGACATCCCTTTCGCCCAACTGTGGCAACTCTTATATAAACTAGGCTTTGAAGAACGTATTCGTGGCGATCATCGTATTTTTTTCAAAGCCGATGTTGAAGAAATATTGAACCTGCAACATAAAAAAGGCAAAGCCAAAAGCTATCAAATTAAACAAGTTCGGGCAGTGATTATCAAGTATAAGCTAGGAAGTAAAAATGATGTTTCGGTATGA
- a CDS encoding pentapeptide repeat-containing protein: MKNRILGVAAFLTTISLTTSVQAANSEHISQLLATKQCQNCDLTNAGLVMADLSGANLSGANLTGANLSRANLSGADLRGANLSGASLFGVNLSEAKFSGANLAGADLRNTYLANAEMKGAYLNGANFQGAVGIPSQIASPEEFYALGVAEGQKGNQQQAISYFNQAIAIKPEYAGAYLARGVARYQILDRQGAFQDAQVAEKLFTSQNNGPGTQTAQAFIKELQTPVNDKVSPGKPSFVDFLGSLGSVLLQFFPF; the protein is encoded by the coding sequence ATGAAGAACCGAATTCTAGGTGTAGCCGCATTTTTAACCACGATTAGTTTGACAACAAGCGTACAAGCAGCAAATTCTGAACATATTAGCCAATTATTGGCAACCAAGCAATGTCAAAACTGTGATTTGACTAATGCAGGTTTAGTAATGGCTGACTTATCTGGAGCTAATTTGAGCGGGGCTAATCTCACAGGTGCTAACCTTAGCCGTGCAAACTTGAGCGGCGCAGATTTGCGGGGTGCAAACTTGAGTGGCGCTAGTTTATTTGGTGTTAATCTGAGCGAAGCTAAATTTAGCGGGGCAAATTTGGCGGGTGCTGATTTGAGAAATACTTATCTAGCAAATGCAGAAATGAAGGGTGCTTACTTGAATGGTGCTAACTTCCAAGGTGCAGTTGGTATACCATCACAAATTGCTTCACCAGAAGAATTTTATGCTTTGGGTGTAGCGGAAGGTCAAAAAGGCAACCAACAGCAAGCAATCAGTTATTTTAATCAAGCGATCGCTATTAAACCAGAATATGCTGGTGCTTATTTAGCTCGTGGTGTCGCCCGTTACCAAATACTAGATAGACAAGGTGCATTCCAAGATGCCCAAGTTGCTGAAAAATTGTTTACATCCCAAAACAATGGCCCTGGAACACAAACAGCCCAAGCCTTTATTAAAGAACTGCAAACACCTGTAAATGATAAGGTAAGCCCTGGTAAACCCAGTTTTGTTGACTTTTTGGGAAGCCTTGGCTCAGTCTTACTCCAGTTCTTCCCTTTCTGA